The Kwoniella dendrophila CBS 6074 chromosome 1, complete sequence genome contains a region encoding:
- a CDS encoding FACT complex subunit SPT16, producing the protein MSDIQLDSALFFKRAERIFQAWENPSGDTAELDGLTALQVVLGEPNDDTPAYNKTMSLQLYLLGFEFPSTLMLFTQSPRKITFVCSSSKAKLLKQLQSANGIEVDIQVRSKDEAAAKQVVNDLVLSIGDGKIGSLPKDKPAGKLVDDWNAAVSGSKGGLEVADISTSISAILNEKDGEELKNLITGSKMTATAMQYYFKSKMESIIDRGTVVPHEVFAGLVEEKIGNDDKAVDMKLWNKNPALGNVDFASTEWVYTPIIQSGGKYDLKVTAMSDSSPLKPGVILASLGIRYKSYCTSMSRTFFINPNKKQESYYSALIDARQEALKKLKAGAVVSDVYNEVQQLVESKSGSLGQNFLKSIGFATGIEYRDSAFLLSAKNSRTLKENMVLVLTLGVQELPDPKNKGKTYSLLLSDTVKIGQSGAVVLTEGVTKLSDVVMELEDEEEAESEPEVKAKPKKANGDAKPKSPVKTRTGAGAGRRVLPTKTRGGQRDNVEQTTSEKIKQNQARLHAQRNADGIKKWEKGGKGKDGAQDKVVKRYESYRREEQLPRAVEDRRVYVDEQRQSVVLPINGFAVPFHISTIKNVTKTEESDHIVLRINFQSPGQIAGKKEDMPFEDPDANFIRSASFRSQDQRHMLKVFDAITALKKTATKREAERKELADVIEQEKLVEVKGRHPYVLKNVFPRPAPEGKKTDGNVEIHQNGIRFRPDGPASKIDLLFSNIKHLFFQPSEKELIVIIHVHLKSPIMLGKKKTYDVQFYREVTDMSFDETGGKKRRARYGDEDEIEQEQEDRKRRAELDKQFHDFARRIESAAQAQQYELEVDVPFRELGFSGVPYRSNVLLLPTTNCLIHISEFPFTVITLSDVEIVHLERVQFGLKNFDMVFVTNDFKKAPIHINSIPVVHLDNVKEWLDSCDVPISEGPVNLSWPAIMKTVNDDPLAFYAEGGWEFLTGGGSDAESSESEEGSVFEGDSDDFDDESSSDDESGSDFGDDSDDSGSEDLSDEGEDWDELERKAEKSDNKHREKGGDDSDDDRGKKKKGSRR; encoded by the exons ATGTCTGATATTCAACTTGACTCAGCTCTTTTCTTTAAGAGAGCTGAGAGGATATTCCAAGCGTGGGAG AATCCTTCTGGCGATACAGCCGAGCTTGATGGACTTACCGCTTTACAAGTGGTATTGGGAGAaccaaatgatgatactCCTGCCTACAATAAGACTATGTCGTTACAG CTGTACCTACTTGGTTTCGAGTTCCCTTCTACCCTTATGCTTTTCACTCAATCACCACGAAAGATAACTTTTGTCTGCAGTTCATCGAAAG CCAAACTTCTCAAGCAATTGCAATCAGCAAATGGTATAGAGGTAGATATACAGGTTAGATCAAAAGACGAAGCAGCTGCTAAAC AGGTTGTAAATGATTTAGTATTATCAATAGGAGATGGAAAAATAGGTAGTTTACCTAAAGACAAACCTGCAGGAAAATTAGTAGACGATTGGAACGCAGC TGTATCGGGATCAAAAGGAGGATTAGAAGTAGCAGATATATCGACTTCCATATCAGCAATTCTCAATGAGAAAGATGGGGAAGAATTG AAAAACTTGATTACTGGATCGAAAATGACTGCTACCGCAATGCAATATTACTTCAAATCCAAGATGGAGTCTATCATAGATCGTGGAACCGTTGTACCACATGAAGTGTTTGCAGG TTTGGTTGAAGAGAAAATTGGAAACGACGACAAGGCTGTCGACATGAAGTTGTGGAACAAAAATCCTGCATTGGGAAAT GTTGACTTCGCTTCCACTGAATGGGTATACACACCTATCATTCAATCTGGCGGTAAATACGACTTGAAAGTAACCGCAATGTCGGACAGCAGTCCCCTCAAACCCGGTGTCATCTTAGCGAGTCTCGGTATACGTTACAAGAGTTACTGTACCAGTATGAGTAGGACATTCTTCATAAATCCTAATAAG AAACAAGAATCCTACTATTCAGCATTGATAGATGCTCGACAAGAGGCCttaaagaagttgaaggcTGGTGCTGTAGTCTCAGATGTATACAATGAAGTTCAACAATTGGTAGAATCTAAAAGTGGCTCTCTTGGGCAAAATTTCTTGAAAAGTATAGGTTTTGCC ACTGGTATCGAGTACCGAGATAGTGCTTTCTTACTTAGTGCCAAGAATAGCAGAACTTTGAAGGAGAACATGGTTCTAGTACTCACCCTTGGTGTACAGGAACTTCCCGATCCTAAAAATAAAGGCAAAAC CTATTCTTTACTACTCTCCGACACCGTCAAGATTGGTCAAAGTGGTGCAGTCGTACTCACGGAGGGTGTGACTAAGCTTAGCGATGTTGTTATGGAGCTTGAG gatgaggaagaagctgaatctgaGCCAGAAGTCAAAGCCAAACCTAAGAAAGCTAACGGAGATGCTAAACCCAAATCACCTGTCAAGACAAGAACCGGTGCCGGAGCCGGACGACGTGTTTTACCCACCAAGACTCGAGGTGGACAGCGAGATAATGTTGAACAAACCACATCAGAAAAGATCAAACAGAATCAAGCTCGATTACACGCCCAGAGAAATGCTGATGGTATCAAGAAATGGGAGAAaggtggaaaaggtaaagatggtgcTCAAGACAAGGTCGTTAAGCGATATGAGAGTTACAGGagagaagaacaattacCTAGAGCTGTCGAAGATCGACGA GTATACGTTGACGAGCAAAGGCAATCTGTCGTACTTCCTATAAATGGATTTGCTGTTCCTTTCCATATTTCGACCATAAAGAACGTTACAAAGACTGAAGAATCAGACCACATTGTTTTGAGAATCAACTTCCAGTCACCAGGTCAAATAGCGGGAAAGAAGGAGGACATG CCTTTTGAGGACCCCGATGCCAACTTCATCCGATCCGCATCGTTCCGATCCCAAGATCAACGACACATGCTTAAGGTGTTCGATGCTATAACTGCACTTAAAAAGACTGCTACCAAAcgagaagctgaaagaaagGAACTTGCGGACGTGATAGAGCAAGAAAAATTGGTGGAAGTCAAAGGTAGACATCCTTACGTGCTTAAAAACGTATTCCCTCGTCCAGCACCAGAAGGAAAAAAGACGGATGGAAATGTCgaaattcaccaaaatgGTATCCGATTTAGACCTGATGGACCCGCTTCGAAGATTG ATCTGTTATTCAGTAATATAAAACACCTCTTCTTCCAGCCTAGTGAGAAGGAACTTATTGTTATTATTCATGTACATCTCAAATCTCCAATCATGCTCGGTAAGAAGAAGACATATGATGTACAATTTTATCGAGAAGTAACAGATATGTCTTTTGATGAGACGGGTGGTAAGAAGAGAAGAGCAAGatatggtgatgaagatgaaattgaacaagaacaagaagatcgAAAAAGAAGAGCAGAATTAGATAAACAATTCCATGATTTCGCAAGACGAATTGAATCTgctgctcaagctcaacaatATGAATTAGAAGTCGATGTACCTTTTAGAGAATTAGGTTTCTCTGGTGTACCATATAGATCAAATGTTCTACTATTACCTACAACAAATTGTTTGATTCACATCTCAGAATTCCCCTTCACCGTTATCACTTTATCCGATGTAGAAATCGTTCATTTGGAAAGAGTTCAATTTGGTCTAAAGAACTTTGATATGGTATTTGTTACGAATGATTTCAAGAAAGCTCCTATACATATCAATTCTATTCCAGTTGTCCATCTAGATAATGTTAAAGAATGGTTAGA TTCATGTGACGTACCTATCTCAGAAGGTCCCGTCAATCTGTCTTGGCCAGCAATCATGAAAACTGTCAATGATGATCCTCTCGCTTTCTACgctgaaggtggttgggAGTTCCTTACTGGCGGTGGCTCT GACGCTGAATCATCCGAATCGGAAGAAGGTTCAGTTTTCGAAGGAGATTCCGATGATTTCGACGATGAGTCAAGTTCAGATGACGAGAGTGGATCAGACT TTGGTGATGATTCCGATGATTCTGGCTCAGAAGATCTCAgtgatgaaggagaagattgggatgaattagaaagaaaagctgaaaaat CCGATAACAAACATCGTGAGAAAGGCGGTGATGATTCCGATGATGATAGaggtaaaaagaagaagggatCTAGACGATAA